From the Halomonas meridiana genome, one window contains:
- a CDS encoding zinc metallopeptidase, with translation MLILLIVLALAIFVLPNLWAKWVLKRHTRGRDDYPGTGAELAEHLIRRMGVEGVRVERTEQGDHYDPEARCVRLMPDHYDGRSLTAVTVAAHEVGHAIQHHEGYAPLLARSRLVRVAQKAEKLGAILMMAAPFLFLLTRLPGGLAMIIVMAVISFGTAALVHLVTLPVEFDASFNRALPLLKEYVPPADMAGARHVLTACAFTYVAASLASVMNLGRWLVILRR, from the coding sequence ATGCTCATCCTCTTAATCGTGCTGGCGCTGGCCATTTTCGTGCTGCCCAACCTATGGGCAAAATGGGTATTAAAGCGCCATACTCGAGGCCGCGACGACTACCCGGGCACCGGCGCGGAGTTGGCCGAACACCTGATACGCCGCATGGGTGTGGAGGGCGTGCGGGTAGAGCGCACCGAGCAGGGCGACCATTACGACCCTGAGGCACGCTGTGTACGCTTAATGCCCGATCACTACGATGGCCGTTCGCTGACGGCGGTGACCGTTGCCGCCCATGAAGTGGGTCATGCCATTCAGCACCACGAAGGTTATGCGCCACTGCTGGCCCGCAGCCGTTTGGTACGGGTGGCCCAAAAGGCCGAAAAGCTAGGGGCGATTTTGATGATGGCCGCGCCATTTCTGTTCCTGCTGACGCGGCTACCCGGCGGGCTTGCGATGATTATCGTGATGGCAGTGATTAGCTTCGGCACCGCCGCGCTGGTACATCTTGTCACGCTGCCGGTGGAGTTCGATGCCAGCTTCAATCGTGCGTTGCCATTGTTGAAAGAGTACGTGCCGCCTGCCGATATGGCCGGTGCCCGCCACGTACTCACCGCCTGCGCCTTTACCTATGTGGCCGCGTCACTGGCCAGCGTGATGAACCTGGGTCGCTGGCTGGTGATTTTAAGGCGCTGA
- the cmoB gene encoding tRNA 5-methoxyuridine(34)/uridine 5-oxyacetic acid(34) synthase CmoB produces the protein MALLPDDHRVLYQAFLDQATQDASLTPWLAKLPEQLASGLDRQRHGDLSAWEKAVAKLPTLPEERRVDLNSDTLTVEIDLTDSQQRQCFNLLRKLAPWRKGPFNLGGIEIDTEWRSDWKWQRVAPHLAPLKYRKVLDVGGGSGYHAWRMAGAGAAFVLVIDPSPRFYWQFQAVRHFVGNADDGRTQFLPVGIEDVPENLGFFDTVFSMGVLYHRPSPLEHLQQLKGALAPGGELVLETLVVEGDEQTVFVPGERYAAMPNVYFLPSSKALCHWLERCGFTNVRVVDEAVTTLDEQRSTEWMTYQSLADFLDPDDRSRTIEGYPAPRRAVILANKPE, from the coding sequence CACTCAAGATGCCTCGCTCACGCCCTGGCTTGCCAAACTCCCCGAGCAGCTCGCCAGCGGGCTGGACCGCCAGCGCCACGGCGATCTCTCTGCCTGGGAAAAAGCCGTGGCCAAACTGCCGACGCTGCCGGAAGAGCGCCGTGTGGATCTAAACAGCGACACGCTGACGGTAGAAATCGATCTCACCGACAGCCAGCAGCGCCAGTGCTTCAACCTGCTGCGTAAGCTGGCCCCGTGGCGTAAAGGGCCGTTCAACCTGGGTGGTATCGAGATCGACACCGAGTGGCGCTCCGACTGGAAATGGCAGCGTGTCGCGCCGCATCTCGCGCCGTTGAAGTACCGCAAGGTGCTGGATGTAGGCGGCGGCAGCGGCTACCACGCCTGGCGGATGGCGGGTGCAGGCGCGGCTTTCGTGTTGGTGATTGACCCTTCCCCGCGCTTTTATTGGCAGTTCCAAGCGGTGCGCCACTTCGTCGGCAACGCCGATGACGGCCGTACACAGTTTCTGCCGGTGGGTATCGAGGACGTGCCCGAGAACCTAGGTTTCTTCGACACGGTGTTCTCCATGGGCGTGCTGTACCACCGCCCTTCGCCCCTTGAGCACCTGCAACAGCTAAAAGGCGCGCTGGCCCCCGGCGGTGAGCTGGTGCTGGAAACCCTGGTGGTAGAAGGCGACGAGCAGACCGTGTTCGTACCCGGCGAGCGCTACGCCGCGATGCCCAACGTCTACTTTCTGCCCTCCTCCAAAGCACTGTGCCACTGGCTAGAGCGCTGCGGCTTTACCAACGTGCGAGTGGTGGATGAAGCGGTGACGACGCTCGATGAACAGCGCTCCACCGAGTGGATGACTTACCAGTCGCTGGCGGACTTTCTCGATCCGGATGATCGCAGCCGCACCATAGAAGGCTACCCTGCACCACGCCGCGCGGTGATTCTGGCGAACAAGCCGGAGTAG